A DNA window from Iodobacter ciconiae contains the following coding sequences:
- a CDS encoding ATP-dependent nuclease — protein MSIQVDVVRICGFRGIENTEVSLPRVTVLFGQNNAGKTSVIKALQLALGDYSRFLSDEDFHISATDQQKDSITIDLRIIALDKTGKPGQFEDKWVDVFGDTVQSDTSGRQYFALRTIAKPDKIKGGFNIERFHLNAWPALDGWQVVKVDPKNKFLKRLDAIPFISIDAQRDIHSELKEKSSFIGRVLASVEYDAKDVAELEELVAAINKQAIEKSAPLNKLKEHLDTLNQSFDGAGKTELTPFPKKIRDLSKRFGVHFGETDKSSFSMEYHGMGTRSWASMLTVKAFIELMAKTHDDEKEPFFPIIAAEEPEAHLHPNAQRTLFEQLQSSSGQVIISTHSPYVIGISNLENLRGLVRSSGKVVATELIPGLDAEEINMLHREVMRFRGELLFSKAIILFEGVTEEQLIPAMFSVFFKRSAFASGVNCISVGGKNYAPFVKMALSFGIPVCIVSDNDGNTEKEIKSQIKKIIEEKKLTLSDNNFSLNFLSSGNDIEAELVNVQNIRDEIVEALVKTETKGSEKPKYIAAKTAEIQKLNNVQLVELMRSSKASYAGFLAEIIATKKNSKPIEAMIPKAVIDSFNKLKEWK, from the coding sequence ATGAGTATTCAAGTTGATGTCGTACGAATTTGTGGTTTCCGTGGTATAGAAAACACCGAAGTTTCTCTCCCACGAGTTACTGTCCTTTTTGGACAGAATAATGCTGGGAAAACTTCGGTAATCAAGGCCTTGCAATTGGCGCTGGGTGATTACTCTCGATTTTTATCAGATGAAGACTTTCATATCAGTGCGACGGATCAGCAGAAGGATAGTATAACCATCGACCTTCGCATCATTGCTCTCGACAAAACTGGTAAGCCTGGCCAGTTTGAAGATAAATGGGTTGATGTTTTTGGCGATACAGTCCAATCAGATACAAGTGGTCGGCAGTACTTCGCTCTAAGAACTATTGCCAAGCCAGATAAAATCAAAGGAGGCTTCAACATTGAACGCTTCCATCTGAATGCGTGGCCTGCTCTTGATGGGTGGCAAGTTGTAAAAGTAGACCCAAAAAATAAATTCTTGAAACGCCTAGATGCAATCCCCTTCATTTCGATTGATGCGCAACGTGACATTCATAGTGAACTTAAAGAAAAGTCCTCGTTTATTGGCAGGGTTTTGGCTAGCGTTGAATACGATGCCAAGGATGTTGCTGAGTTAGAAGAGTTGGTCGCGGCTATTAATAAGCAAGCCATCGAAAAAAGCGCGCCATTAAACAAGCTTAAAGAGCATTTGGACACGTTAAATCAATCTTTTGATGGTGCAGGCAAGACAGAATTAACTCCTTTTCCTAAAAAAATCAGAGATTTATCTAAACGTTTCGGTGTTCATTTCGGTGAAACGGACAAGAGTTCATTTTCCATGGAATATCATGGCATGGGAACTCGGAGTTGGGCATCAATGTTGACGGTTAAGGCCTTTATAGAATTGATGGCTAAGACACATGATGACGAAAAAGAGCCGTTTTTTCCCATCATTGCCGCAGAGGAGCCTGAAGCTCATTTGCACCCCAATGCTCAAAGAACCTTGTTTGAACAACTGCAAAGCAGTTCTGGCCAAGTCATTATTAGCACTCACTCTCCCTATGTAATTGGAATATCAAACCTAGAAAACCTACGAGGATTGGTTCGATCATCAGGGAAAGTAGTTGCTACAGAATTGATTCCTGGTTTGGATGCTGAAGAAATTAATATGCTCCACAGAGAAGTAATGCGTTTCCGAGGAGAGTTGCTTTTTTCTAAAGCGATAATATTGTTTGAAGGTGTTACTGAAGAGCAGTTGATTCCTGCTATGTTTTCAGTTTTCTTTAAAAGATCTGCATTTGCCTCTGGGGTTAACTGTATCAGTGTCGGTGGGAAGAATTATGCGCCTTTTGTGAAAATGGCCTTAAGCTTTGGGATTCCTGTTTGTATTGTTAGTGACAATGATGGGAATACGGAAAAAGAGATCAAATCTCAGATTAAAAAGATAATCGAAGAGAAGAAACTGACGTTGAGTGACAATAATTTTAGCCTCAACTTCTTAAGTTCAGGAAATGATATTGAAGCAGAGCTGGTTAATGTTCAAAACATTAGAGATGAAATTGTTGAAGCTTTAGTCAAGACAGAAACTAAAGGGAGTGAAAAACCAAAATATATTGCCGCTAAGACTGCCGAAATCCAAAAGTTGAACAATGTTCAGTTAGTAGAGTTGATGAGATCATCGAAGGCATCGTATGCAGGGTTTTTGGCGGAAATAATTGCCACAAAAAAAAACTCCAAACCTATTGAGGCGATGATTCCAAAAGCCGTTATCGATTCCTTTAATAAACTAAAAGAATGGAAATAA
- a CDS encoding type I restriction endonuclease subunit R, giving the protein MTDQFAPKFQEEYSAKIPALTLLTNLGWTFLPPDQALAKRGGRQDEVVLRDELRQVLQTRRFRFEGREQALSDKAIDKLIAEVCSPALNEGLVHANEKLYNHMLYGISVTEFVDGKKANPTIALIEWQTPGNNSFLFTEEFSVTRSGGIDSRRPDIVCFVNGIPLVIIEAKRPDGNKGPSISEGISQSLRNQRHDEIPRLFAYAQLILSINGTDGRYGTCGTPEKFFAAWREEDISDAQMYAIKNKTISPLQTDSLFNHRPAKDLTWYQSLLAGGELAVTGQDKLLISLLMPARLLEMVRFFTLYDKKVGKIVARYQQVFGIKRLIDRINTRRSDGGREGGVIWHTTGSGKSFTMVFLSKALILHDSLKQCRIVVVTDRVDLETQLSKTFASGGELSGKKDKELAIATSGKRLAEQISTGTERIVFSLIHKFNTATKMPECTNTSADIIVLIDEGHRSQGGENNIRMKQAMPNAAFVAFTGTPLLKDDKTTSKFGPIVHAYTMQRAVEDKAVTPLLYEERIPDLDVNERAIDTWFERITEGLTPAQKADLKSKFARKGQIYSAEDRIRLIALDIANHFVKNINDGLKGQLACDSKVSAIKYKKYLDEAGLFESAVVISAPDTREGNSEVDEATMPIVTQWWKENVGSQDGQVYTKQIIDRFEKDDSLKLLIVVDKLLTGFDEPKNTVLYIDKPLKEHNLIQAIARVNRLHSLKKFGLLIDYRGILAELDTTIAKYQDLASRTQGGYDINDIAGLYNPMSTEYKRLPRLYKQLWAIFDCVKNKNDIEQLRQVLVPKTEDRNGELVDVNQKVRDDFYEALTEFSGCMKVALQSATFFEDKSFSDTDHQQYKEAVKQFSSLRLLVKQDSGDTINYDDYAVQVKKLLDKHVVGIEVREPGGTYEVGKMGTKPKPEDWSEEKTRNETDIIKTRVARMIEQELRDDPYAQEAFSKLLRDAINDAEKLFDHPLKQYLLFHSFEEKVQQRQLDELPDAFAGNRHAQAYFGIFKKTLPEVFAINDAQIVDKWVGLAFQIDKMVEQSVAEHSINPQNIESNIRKQLLPVLFAECKAIGAGMDQAKALVEWVVQITRVGLNAAGG; this is encoded by the coding sequence ATGACCGATCAGTTTGCCCCAAAATTTCAGGAAGAATACAGCGCCAAAATCCCCGCGCTAACGCTACTAACCAATCTTGGCTGGACTTTCCTGCCGCCCGATCAGGCTTTAGCCAAGCGCGGTGGCAGGCAAGATGAAGTGGTATTGCGCGATGAGCTGCGGCAGGTTTTGCAAACGCGCCGCTTTCGCTTCGAAGGCCGTGAGCAAGCGCTGTCTGACAAGGCGATTGATAAGCTGATTGCCGAAGTTTGTAGCCCGGCGCTCAATGAAGGCTTGGTGCATGCCAACGAGAAGCTTTACAACCATATGTTGTATGGTATTTCGGTAACTGAGTTTGTGGATGGCAAAAAAGCCAATCCAACAATTGCTTTGATCGAATGGCAAACCCCAGGAAATAATAGCTTTCTGTTCACGGAAGAATTTAGTGTTACCCGCTCGGGTGGTATCGACAGCCGCCGCCCGGATATTGTGTGCTTTGTGAACGGGATTCCGCTGGTAATTATTGAGGCTAAGCGCCCTGATGGCAATAAAGGCCCGAGTATTTCCGAAGGCATTTCGCAATCGCTGCGTAACCAGCGCCATGATGAAATCCCCCGCCTGTTTGCCTATGCCCAGCTGATTTTGTCCATTAATGGCACCGATGGCCGATACGGTACTTGCGGCACACCGGAGAAGTTTTTTGCGGCCTGGCGGGAAGAGGATATTTCTGATGCGCAGATGTATGCGATTAAGAATAAAACAATCAGCCCGTTGCAGACTGATTCCCTTTTCAATCATCGCCCGGCTAAGGATTTGACGTGGTATCAATCGCTGCTGGCAGGCGGTGAGCTGGCCGTAACAGGGCAGGATAAATTGCTGATCAGCCTGTTGATGCCTGCTCGCTTGCTGGAAATGGTGCGCTTTTTTACTTTGTACGATAAAAAGGTCGGCAAGATTGTTGCCCGCTATCAGCAGGTGTTTGGCATTAAGCGTTTGATTGATCGTATCAATACCCGCCGTTCCGATGGCGGGCGGGAAGGTGGCGTGATTTGGCACACCACGGGCTCTGGCAAGTCTTTCACGATGGTTTTCTTGAGTAAGGCACTGATCCTGCATGACTCACTCAAGCAGTGTCGTATTGTTGTTGTAACCGACCGCGTTGATTTAGAAACCCAGCTCTCCAAAACGTTTGCTTCAGGTGGTGAGCTATCGGGTAAAAAAGATAAAGAGCTAGCCATTGCGACATCAGGCAAGCGCTTAGCTGAGCAAATTAGCACCGGTACCGAGCGTATTGTTTTTTCTTTAATCCACAAATTTAATACCGCGACCAAGATGCCAGAATGCACGAATACCAGTGCTGACATCATTGTATTAATTGATGAAGGCCATCGCAGCCAGGGCGGTGAAAATAATATCCGCATGAAGCAAGCTATGCCTAATGCGGCGTTTGTGGCATTCACTGGTACGCCCTTATTAAAAGACGACAAAACGACCAGTAAATTCGGCCCGATTGTTCATGCCTACACCATGCAGCGGGCGGTGGAAGATAAAGCGGTTACCCCGCTACTGTATGAAGAGCGTATCCCTGATTTGGATGTGAATGAGCGTGCGATTGATACGTGGTTTGAGCGTATTACCGAAGGGCTGACACCCGCACAAAAAGCTGATTTGAAAAGTAAATTTGCGCGTAAAGGGCAGATTTATAGTGCAGAAGATCGCATTAGGCTGATTGCGCTCGATATCGCTAATCACTTTGTGAAGAATATCAATGATGGCCTGAAGGGGCAGCTTGCTTGTGATAGCAAAGTATCCGCTATCAAATATAAAAAATATCTTGATGAAGCTGGGCTGTTTGAATCTGCCGTCGTGATCAGCGCTCCCGATACCCGTGAAGGTAACTCGGAGGTTGATGAAGCCACGATGCCCATCGTTACGCAGTGGTGGAAAGAGAACGTGGGGTCACAGGATGGGCAGGTCTATACCAAGCAGATCATTGATCGCTTCGAGAAGGATGATTCGCTCAAGCTGCTGATTGTGGTGGATAAACTGCTCACAGGCTTTGACGAGCCAAAAAACACCGTGCTTTATATCGATAAACCGCTCAAAGAGCATAATTTGATTCAAGCGATTGCTCGTGTAAATCGATTGCACTCGCTGAAGAAATTCGGTTTGTTGATCGACTATCGCGGCATTCTGGCTGAGCTGGATACCACCATTGCCAAGTATCAGGACCTTGCATCACGCACCCAGGGCGGATACGACATCAATGATATTGCCGGGCTGTATAACCCGATGAGTACCGAATATAAGCGCCTGCCTCGTTTATACAAACAGCTATGGGCTATTTTTGACTGCGTTAAGAACAAGAATGACATCGAACAACTGCGGCAAGTATTGGTGCCGAAAACGGAAGACCGAAACGGTGAGCTGGTTGATGTGAACCAGAAAGTTCGTGATGATTTTTACGAAGCGTTAACCGAGTTCTCTGGCTGCATGAAGGTTGCACTGCAATCGGCTACATTCTTTGAAGATAAAAGCTTTAGTGATACGGATCACCAGCAATATAAAGAGGCGGTAAAGCAGTTTTCTAGTTTGCGTCTGCTGGTAAAGCAGGACTCTGGTGATACGATTAACTACGATGATTACGCAGTACAGGTGAAAAAGCTGCTCGATAAGCATGTGGTGGGTATTGAGGTCAGGGAGCCAGGCGGTACTTACGAAGTTGGCAAAATGGGCACTAAACCCAAACCAGAAGATTGGTCTGAGGAAAAAACACGCAACGAAACCGATATCATTAAAACCCGTGTCGCTAGGATGATTGAGCAAGAGCTACGCGATGATCCTTATGCGCAGGAAGCCTTTTCGAAGTTGCTGCGTGATGCGATTAACGATGCAGAAAAGCTATTTGATCATCCCCTGAAGCAATACCTGCTGTTCCATTCGTTTGAAGAAAAAGTGCAGCAGCGGCAGTTGGATGAATTGCCCGATGCATTTGCGGGGAACCGCCATGCTCAAGCTTATTTCGGCATATTCAAAAAAACCTTGCCCGAGGTGTTTGCGATTAATGATGCCCAAATTGTTGATAAATGGGTGGGGCTGGCTTTTCAAATTGACAAAATGGTTGAGCAATCGGTTGCCGAGCATTCGATTAATCCGCAAAACATTGAGTCAAATATTCGTAAACAGCTATTGCCTGTGCTGTTCGCCGAATGCAAAGCTATCGGCGCAGGTATGGATCAGGCTAAAGCACTGGTTGAATGGGTGGTGCAGATTACCCGTGTTGGTTTAAATGCTGCTGGGGGATGA
- a CDS encoding ATP-dependent helicase, whose product MLNLSLAQADIVNTDMYKAIQVLASAGSGKTRVLTERVRFLLQNTKKEGVIALTFTNKAAEEMATRLEDCEQAEDRAWIATIHSVAQRVLEKYGHTVGLPPELHIYDRDQDRMEVFLQSLRDEGVDIDTYLEGSNSGERKERKKILQSYMDIFSKIKRELLTEFDVAEQYPDGNIWKVFQDYQSALLNSGGIDYDDILVYAHKILLTHDWVAKIYRSQYKHICVDEAQDLNRAQYEFIKALCGDAIQSVLMVGDPNQMIYGFNGSSKDFFCNDFIADFRPQVFELKENYRSSKAVIRAANKLRPGAQVELDYALEGKVEIIHFTTEEDEAEWISASIERLLSQKFDNEIEGEISLDKMVVIARNRFVFGKFEDSLKEKGIPFSLRKGERQLERATVFGKILDYAVRLKINSKDWVDGRKLCSVLDIPEPKEWGDDVLSAISENALSLNDENAKLYSSLIGEINQLDAEEPNIRKFIDKFKAKLDAISQESECLTDAKSEELRLSHAELDEFGQSWTLFKRKGLGSSLAAFRNALALGQLVDTGPDKGLTLSTVHTMKGLEKDIVFLMGMCEGVFPDYRAQTPKEIDEERNSAFVAITRAKRWLFITYPKQRMMPWGDRRFQRVSRFVIEIE is encoded by the coding sequence ATGCTAAATCTCTCATTGGCTCAGGCTGATATAGTTAATACCGATATGTATAAAGCAATTCAGGTTCTAGCCTCTGCGGGATCTGGTAAAACCCGTGTGCTGACTGAGCGGGTACGATTTCTCTTGCAGAACACTAAAAAGGAAGGGGTCATTGCGCTGACCTTCACCAATAAAGCCGCTGAAGAGATGGCAACACGTTTAGAGGATTGTGAACAGGCAGAAGACCGTGCCTGGATTGCAACCATTCATTCTGTTGCACAGCGTGTCCTGGAGAAATATGGCCATACAGTTGGCTTACCTCCCGAACTGCACATTTACGACCGTGATCAAGATCGGATGGAAGTATTTCTTCAGTCACTGCGTGATGAAGGGGTTGATATTGATACCTATCTTGAGGGTAGCAACTCTGGCGAGCGCAAAGAAAGGAAGAAAATTTTACAGAGTTACATGGATATTTTTTCAAAAATCAAACGTGAATTATTAACCGAGTTTGATGTGGCTGAACAATATCCTGATGGCAATATCTGGAAAGTTTTTCAAGACTACCAGTCTGCTTTATTGAATAGCGGCGGCATTGATTATGACGATATCTTGGTCTATGCGCATAAAATCCTACTTACTCATGATTGGGTAGCCAAGATATATCGGTCACAGTACAAGCATATTTGTGTCGATGAGGCTCAGGATCTGAATCGTGCCCAATATGAATTCATAAAAGCACTTTGTGGCGATGCCATTCAAAGTGTTCTGATGGTCGGCGATCCAAATCAAATGATCTACGGATTTAACGGTTCTTCCAAAGATTTCTTCTGCAACGACTTTATTGCCGATTTTAGGCCTCAGGTTTTTGAGCTAAAAGAAAATTATCGTAGCTCAAAAGCCGTAATAAGGGCTGCAAATAAACTACGACCAGGCGCTCAAGTAGAGCTAGATTATGCGCTTGAAGGCAAAGTTGAAATTATCCACTTTACAACAGAAGAAGATGAGGCTGAATGGATTTCTGCTTCAATCGAACGACTTCTAAGTCAAAAGTTTGACAATGAAATTGAGGGTGAAATAAGTCTCGATAAAATGGTTGTCATAGCGAGAAATCGTTTTGTATTTGGCAAGTTTGAAGATTCCCTTAAAGAAAAAGGAATCCCTTTCTCATTGAGAAAAGGGGAGCGACAACTAGAACGCGCAACTGTGTTTGGAAAGATACTTGACTATGCAGTTCGGCTAAAAATCAATTCTAAAGATTGGGTTGATGGTAGAAAACTTTGCTCTGTATTGGATATTCCAGAGCCTAAAGAATGGGGAGATGATGTTCTAAGCGCCATATCAGAGAATGCCCTGAGTCTTAACGATGAGAATGCCAAACTGTACTCAAGCCTAATTGGTGAAATTAATCAATTGGATGCAGAAGAGCCAAATATTCGAAAATTCATTGATAAATTTAAAGCGAAGCTTGATGCAATAAGCCAAGAGAGTGAGTGTTTAACTGATGCAAAATCAGAAGAGCTTAGATTGAGCCACGCTGAATTAGACGAATTTGGTCAATCATGGACATTGTTTAAACGTAAAGGGCTAGGCAGCTCTTTGGCTGCATTTCGCAATGCATTGGCTTTGGGGCAGTTGGTTGATACTGGACCCGATAAAGGCTTGACCTTAAGTACAGTTCATACAATGAAAGGATTGGAAAAAGATATTGTTTTCTTGATGGGCATGTGTGAGGGGGTATTTCCTGATTACCGGGCGCAGACACCAAAAGAGATTGATGAAGAACGTAACAGTGCGTTTGTTGCCATCACTAGAGCAAAACGATGGTTATTCATCACTTACCCAAAGCAGCGAATGATGCCATGGGGTGACCGCAGATTTCAGCGAGTGTCTCGATTCGTAATTGAAATCGAGTAA
- a CDS encoding type I restriction-modification system subunit M: MSDQINQDDINKALWAACDTFRGTISADTYKDFVLTMLFLKYISDVWQDHYDGYQAEYGDEPELITEMLKNERFVLPAQASFYVLYEHRHEPGNGERIDQALHAIEEANGTKLKDAGKSVFQDISFNTDKLGEEKQKNTILRHLLEDFAKPELNLKPSRVGALDIIGNGYEFLIKNFAASGGQKAGEFYTPPEISELIAELLDPQPGDTICDPACGSASLLMKCGRKVVSNHGSKNYALYGQEAIGSTWSLAKMNMFLHGEDNHKIEWGDTIRNPKLLDKNGDLMLFDIVTANPPFSLEKWGHDDAENDKFDRYRRGIPPKTKGDYAFILHMIETLKPGTGRMGVVVPHGVLFRGGTEGAIRQKLIEENLLDAVIGLPEKLFYGTGIPAAILIFSKEKSDTNVIFIDASREFKAGKNQNVLTDDNIAKVVATYRDGVNIEKYAYVASFDEIKDNDFNLNIPRYVDTFEEETEIDLLAVRAEREQLKVQLNVLETEMSKYLQELGYVA; encoded by the coding sequence ATGAGTGATCAGATTAATCAAGACGATATCAACAAAGCACTATGGGCGGCTTGCGATACCTTTCGCGGCACGATTAGCGCCGATACCTACAAAGACTTCGTGCTCACCATGCTGTTTCTGAAATATATCTCGGACGTCTGGCAGGATCACTATGACGGCTACCAGGCAGAATACGGCGACGAGCCGGAGCTGATTACAGAAATGCTCAAGAACGAGCGTTTTGTGCTGCCTGCTCAGGCCAGCTTTTACGTGCTGTACGAACACCGCCACGAGCCGGGTAATGGCGAGCGTATTGATCAGGCACTGCACGCGATTGAAGAAGCCAACGGCACCAAGCTTAAAGATGCAGGCAAAAGCGTGTTTCAGGACATCAGCTTTAACACCGACAAGCTGGGTGAAGAAAAACAGAAAAATACCATCTTGCGCCATCTTTTGGAAGACTTTGCCAAGCCCGAACTCAACCTTAAGCCAAGCCGTGTCGGTGCACTGGATATTATCGGTAATGGCTATGAATTTTTGATCAAAAACTTCGCCGCCAGCGGTGGCCAAAAGGCGGGCGAATTTTACACTCCTCCAGAAATTTCTGAGCTGATTGCCGAGCTGCTTGATCCGCAGCCGGGTGACACCATTTGCGATCCAGCCTGCGGCTCGGCATCGCTATTAATGAAGTGTGGCCGCAAGGTGGTGAGCAATCACGGTAGCAAGAACTACGCACTGTACGGACAGGAAGCTATTGGCTCGACCTGGTCGCTGGCCAAGATGAATATGTTTTTGCATGGCGAAGACAACCATAAAATCGAATGGGGCGACACCATTCGCAACCCCAAATTGCTGGATAAAAACGGTGATTTGATGCTGTTTGACATCGTGACCGCCAACCCGCCGTTTTCCTTAGAAAAATGGGGCCATGATGATGCGGAGAACGATAAATTCGACCGCTACCGCCGTGGTATTCCTCCCAAAACCAAGGGCGATTACGCCTTTATTCTGCATATGATCGAAACACTCAAACCCGGTACCGGCCGCATGGGCGTGGTGGTGCCGCATGGCGTGCTGTTTCGTGGTGGCACTGAAGGTGCCATCCGGCAAAAGCTGATCGAAGAAAACCTGCTTGATGCGGTGATCGGCCTGCCAGAAAAACTGTTTTACGGCACTGGCATCCCGGCAGCAATTCTGATTTTTTCTAAAGAAAAATCAGATACCAATGTGATTTTTATCGACGCCAGCCGCGAATTCAAAGCCGGTAAAAACCAGAATGTGCTGACGGATGACAATATCGCCAAGGTGGTCGCCACCTACCGCGATGGCGTGAATATAGAAAAATACGCCTATGTGGCCAGTTTTGACGAGATCAAAGACAACGACTTCAACCTGAATATTCCGCGCTACGTGGATACTTTTGAAGAAGAAACCGAAATCGACCTGCTAGCGGTGCGTGCCGAGCGTGAGCAGCTGAAAGTGCAATTGAATGTGCTGGAAACCGAGATGTCGAAGTATTTGCAGGAGCTGGGTTATGTTGCCTAA
- a CDS encoding restriction endonuclease subunit S — protein sequence MQLQSLSDLANIAAGHPFRGKVPESPGSGVIAVQMKDASPQQGVSWAECVETEPAGRRDDWLQVGDILVAARGSHNYAVLIDDTLTTMGKLAVAAPHFFVVRVTHHGILPEYLCWFLNQQPSQRYFDLNSEGTLTKAIKRSALEATPIAIPPLNKQQIIIKLANTIKQELQLIEQLRRNGEQLLTSIANGLLK from the coding sequence ATGCAGCTACAATCACTTTCTGATCTCGCTAACATTGCCGCTGGCCATCCCTTCCGGGGCAAGGTTCCAGAGTCTCCGGGCTCAGGCGTCATTGCTGTGCAAATGAAAGATGCCTCGCCACAGCAAGGTGTGAGCTGGGCTGAGTGTGTTGAAACTGAGCCGGCAGGCCGCCGTGATGATTGGCTGCAGGTGGGTGATATTCTGGTTGCTGCCCGTGGCAGTCATAATTACGCGGTGCTGATTGATGACACGCTCACGACTATGGGTAAGCTGGCTGTTGCTGCGCCGCACTTTTTTGTGGTGCGAGTTACCCATCACGGCATCCTGCCTGAGTATCTGTGCTGGTTTCTGAATCAGCAGCCCAGCCAAAGATATTTCGACCTTAATTCAGAGGGCACATTGACCAAGGCGATTAAACGCAGCGCTTTGGAGGCAACACCTATTGCAATTCCTCCGCTAAATAAGCAGCAGATCATTATCAAACTCGCTAATACGATTAAACAAGAATTGCAATTGATTGAGCAACTACGCCGTAATGGCGAGCAGTTGCTGACATCCATTGCTAATGGCTTATTGAAATAA
- a CDS encoding YkgJ family cysteine cluster protein yields the protein MSFAVSCSTCKACCCQLEVMLIAGDDAVPVEYIEQDAWGGEIMHRLEDGWCAALDRHTMMCTIYEQRPWICREYQEGDFDCMEQRKRIPILTARWQLHQ from the coding sequence ATGTCTTTCGCCGTGTCCTGCAGTACTTGTAAAGCTTGTTGTTGCCAGCTGGAAGTGATGCTGATTGCCGGGGATGACGCCGTACCGGTAGAGTACATCGAGCAAGATGCCTGGGGCGGCGAGATTATGCACAGGCTGGAAGACGGCTGGTGCGCGGCACTGGATCGGCACACCATGATGTGTACCATCTACGAGCAAAGACCGTGGATTTGCCGGGAGTATCAGGAGGGTGATTTTGATTGCATGGAGCAAAGAAAGCGCATCCCGATCCTGACTGCACGCTGGCAGCTTCATCAATAA
- a CDS encoding restriction endonuclease subunit S yields the protein MLPKGWLAKELDDVCEKISVGLAISVTPFMRPSGVKLIRNQNIKRNYFDSSSVVFIDEDFAKSNKSKMVRRGDVVAVRTGSNIGEACVVPQEFEGALTFTTLIARPKENLLDSFYLATHINSEIGINEVNRLCAGGGKPNLNSGELKHYRISTPPLAEQKKIAQILSTWDQAIATTERLLDLARQQKKALMQQLLTGKKRFPGFEGKWKRIHLKAVLYEEKARNRSNLIDRVLSITNHSGFVLPEEQFSKRVASDDVSNYKIVKKGQFGYNPSRLNVGSFSRLDRFEEGLLSPMYVVFSINPDQLNSDYFLNWMQSNEAQQRINGSTQGSVRDSVGFDALCGFPFLLPSIKEQGKIASILSAADQEIETLQSQLDGLKQEKKALMQQLLTGKVRVKVMENHK from the coding sequence ATGTTGCCTAAGGGATGGCTTGCAAAAGAGCTTGATGATGTTTGCGAAAAAATTTCAGTTGGCTTAGCTATTTCCGTTACTCCATTCATGCGGCCATCTGGAGTTAAGTTAATTCGGAATCAGAACATTAAGAGAAATTATTTCGACTCTAGCTCGGTGGTATTTATTGATGAGGATTTCGCAAAAAGTAACAAATCAAAAATGGTTAGACGAGGTGATGTTGTTGCAGTAAGAACCGGATCTAACATCGGTGAAGCCTGCGTAGTACCTCAAGAATTTGAAGGCGCACTGACCTTCACAACACTAATTGCACGACCTAAAGAAAATTTATTAGATTCATTTTATTTGGCCACTCACATAAATTCTGAAATTGGAATTAATGAAGTTAATCGTTTATGTGCAGGCGGGGGAAAACCAAACCTTAACTCTGGCGAGTTAAAACATTACAGAATATCGACACCACCACTGGCAGAACAAAAGAAAATCGCCCAAATCCTCTCGACTTGGGATCAGGCCATCGCCACCACCGAGCGCCTGCTCGACCTCGCCCGCCAGCAGAAAAAGGCCCTGATGCAACAACTGCTCACCGGCAAAAAACGCTTTCCGGGGTTTGAGGGAAAATGGAAACGTATTCATTTAAAAGCGGTGCTTTATGAAGAAAAGGCAAGAAACCGTTCCAACTTAATCGATCGCGTTTTAAGCATTACAAACCATAGCGGTTTCGTGCTGCCTGAAGAGCAGTTTTCAAAACGAGTCGCAAGCGATGATGTATCAAACTACAAAATTGTGAAAAAAGGCCAGTTTGGCTATAACCCATCTCGACTGAATGTTGGTTCTTTTTCACGGTTGGATCGCTTTGAAGAGGGATTGCTCAGTCCAATGTATGTTGTTTTTAGTATCAATCCAGATCAATTGAATTCTGATTATTTTTTGAATTGGATGCAGTCAAACGAAGCTCAGCAGCGCATTAATGGAAGTACACAGGGCTCGGTCCGTGATTCAGTGGGGTTTGATGCACTTTGTGGATTCCCTTTTTTACTGCCATCGATTAAGGAACAGGGAAAGATCGCATCTATTCTATCTGCTGCCGACCAAGAAATCGAAACCCTGCAATCCCAGCTCGACGGCCTGAAACAAGAGAAAAAAGCCCTGATGCAACAATTGTTGACAGGCAAGGTACGTGTCAAAGTTATGGAGAATCATAAATGA